From Anopheles darlingi chromosome 2, idAnoDarlMG_H_01, whole genome shotgun sequence, the proteins below share one genomic window:
- the LOC125949448 gene encoding uncharacterized protein LOC125949448 has translation MSLFQQPRWLRKWIRRRTNPLPLDRAALWKRRLSVVYAVLAWNAFGGVCYMIYTGRNDWAKYYGYKTEEEAKLPQAIRFAHQLNLPNAKVIKYSGFTKADEYELKDNEVIRPSESAASSEQK, from the coding sequence ATGTCGCTCTTCCAGCAGCCCCGCTGGCTACGGAAATGGATTCGCCGTCGCACGAACCCGCTACCGCTTGATCGGGCTGCACTCTGGAAGCGGCGCTTGAGTGTGGTTTATGCCGTCCTCGCGTGGAATGCCTTTGGCGGAGTCTGCTACATGATCTACACCGGCCGCAACGACTGGGCCAAGTACTATGGCTACaaaacggaggaggaggcgaagcTACCGCAAGCCATTCGATTCGCCCACCAGCTTAATCTGCCCAACGCAAAGGTGATCAAATACAGCGGATTCACGAAGGCGGACGAGTACGAGCTGAAGGATAATGAAGTGATCCGTCCGTCTGAGAGTGCGGCATCGAGCGAGCAAAAGTAA
- the LOC125949292 gene encoding scaffold protein salvador has translation MLSRKSKDKSIKEGVVGKYVKKDTPPEIPIINVWTAEQSKSKLAKARRSSQQVVSNVGQPPGMPLTANNNIQNVQKFGNSKVLAKVGGLGHEGKYTPSNNVPNLAHKFVNLNLNNDHLSMVGSANAGLKDRQQQQLPQLMAKNPALGMGSSAAVMVHDSRNNNSHGNYVDIDTIDQILMQQTDANQYRLHQQQQQLQQQQQQQQDQQLQLQQQQQLQQIQQQQQLIHQQYVNNFERKYSYNQLHNSNNHRNGFESYGNLLRNGSPGATQGVSGNDQTHFIRQYSTRQTPQPQPPPNPQASAQQQQQQQQQQQQQQQQQQQQQQQQQQQQQQQQQQQQQQQQSMANDHHYPIYENQSQLIVRSESPIYSNTNSGTIYQNYSNNSSHQSLYSNVCIGGQQPGPSSSSNYLALAQPQTQAQPLYSNVIIGTNEANGITYGEVVLHSTRHVGQGGNQRAIAQAGAAGGPGPGGSESSEEELMLPPGWSVDYTLRGRKYYIDHNTKTTHWAHPLDRKALPTGWQRIEAAQYGTYFNYITGQAEQTLPYLASCYLTHAAPVEIPRPLVPHFSRHSALVPANPYNTEKVPEWLFLYAKSSSEKDHIIKWDMFQLQQLEDFLGMMKKLYRQECNIIVAKYEVIRIQIHSRMQDIRRM, from the exons ATGTTGTCCCGGAAAAGCAAGGATAAATCCATCAAAGAAGGCGTGGTAGGTAAATACGTGAAAAAGGACACGCCACCGGAAATTCCAA TCATCAACGTCTGGACAGCGGAGCAGAGTAAAAGTAAGCTGGCCAAAGCGCGGCGCAGTTCGCAGCAAGTGGTCTCGAATGTTGGTCAACCGCCGGGCATGCCATTGACCGCCAACAATAACATTCAGAATGTTCAGAAGTTTGGAAATTCGAAGGTGCTTGCCAAGGTTGGTGGACTTGGCCACGAAGGCAAGTACACGCCGAGCAATAATGTGCCGAACttggcgcacaagtttgttaaTCTAAATCTGAACAACGATCACCTGAGCATGGTTGGATCAGCAAATGCTGGATTGAAAGAtagacaacagcaacagctgccacAGCTGATGGCGAAAAATCCCGCTCTCGGCATGGGGAGTAGCGCGGCGGTGATGGTTCATGATTCACGTAACAACAATAGCCACGGGAACTATGTGGACATTGACACGATCGATCAAATACTGATGCAACAAACTGATGCCAATCAGTATCgactccatcagcagcagcaacaactccagcaacaacagcaacaacagcaagaccaacagctgcagctgcaacagcaacagcagctgcagcaaatccaacagcaacagcaactcatTCATCAGCAATACGTTAACAATTTTGAGCGCAAGTATTCGTACAACCAATTGCATAACAGTAACAACCATCGGAATGGGTTTGAAAGTTATGGTAATTTGCTGCGCAATGGAAGCCCGGGTGCAACGCAAGGCGTATCGGGGAACGATCAGACCCATTTCATTCGTCAATATTCAACTCGTCAAACGCCCCagccccaaccaccaccgaacccaCAAGCCTCagctcaacagcaacaacaacagcagcagcagcagcaacagcaacagcagcaacaacaacagcagcaacagcagcagcaacagcagcaacaacaacaacagcagcagcagcaacagcagcaacagtcaatGGCGAACGATCACCATTATCCGATTTATGAGAACCAATCACAGCTGATTGTCCGCTCGGAGTCTCCCATCTACAGCAACACCAATTCCGGCACAATCTATCAGAACTATAGCAACAACTCTTCGCATCAGTCTCTGTACTCGAACGTGTGCATCGGTGGGCAGCAACCCGGTCCGAGCAGTTCATCCAACTACCTTGCCCTTGCACAACCTCAAACGCAAGCTCAGCCACTATACTCAAACGTGATTATCGGTACGAACGAGGCGAACGGTATCACGTACGGGGAGGTAGTGCTGCACAGCACGAGGCATGTAGGGCAGGGTGGAAATCAGCGTGCCATTGCACAAGCCGGTGCCGCGGGGGGTCCGGGTCCCGGTGGAAGTGAGAGTAGCGAAGAAGAGCTAATGTTGCCTCCCGGCTGGTCCGTGGATTATACGTTGCGGGGCAGAAAGTACTACATCGATCACAACACCAAAACCACCCATTGGGCGCATCCACTCGATCGCAAAGCACTGCCGACCGGTTGGCAGCGGATCGAAGCGGCTCAGTATGGCACATATTTCAA CTATATTACCGGTCAGGCGGAGCAAACGTTGCCATATCTGGCCTCATGCTATCTGACGCACGCTGCTCCGGTTGAGATTCCGCGCCCATTAGTGCCTCACTTTTCGCGCCACAGTGCGCTAGTGCCGGCCAATCCGTACAATACGGAAAAGGTTCCAGAATGGCTGTTTCTCTACGCAAAAT CCTCCTCCGAAAAGGATCATATCATCAAGTGGGACATGTTTCAATTGCAGCAGCTAGAGGACTTCCTCGGTATGATGAAGAAATTGTACCGCCAGGAGTGTAATATTATCGTGGCCAAGTACGAAGTGATCCG GATACAAATACACTCCCGTATGCAGGACATTCGTCGCATGTGA
- the LOC125959253 gene encoding uncharacterized protein LOC125959253, with protein MDSGYFGEALSGNEELTVATDWDIDSYRSSADTLALWNLKKWFMELHKEYIAEDELVPLAQAFANSQAYGCVYPPAMMERLAQLGEPIARIYQNLRSTKAVRHLVPAGKAALLELRQVSYEQHYAALISHQTANLRPVIPVRRLADIFQNIVVVNNSLKDTVQWLERLGASTISLVMCRLTHKTYEVKAYADHFFITKAAGQYEQAHANCVSNLMEILKWYCYQVNYRRHVDVNEYNVERLVRPDLEEANAIDSNNVGYRILKRLGWTGGAGLGSHQQGIVKPIELGRYSYRRGLGSPHKWPKSVRGLKRLHADCQMDIPFYQQLMKMFIQRKPYYDLIFSPEFTEAERTLLSRMASHYRIRYETRQTLSGMLQFVLVRYPFSPHEILVQVLIYEHPLFKKFFEVIPPKLCLIAKS; from the exons ATGGATTCCGGATATTTCGGGGAAGCTTTGTCGGGAAACGAGGAACTTACCGTCGCCACCGACTGGGACATCGACAGCTACCGATCATCGGCCGATACACTCGCGCTATGGAATCTGAAGAAGTGGTTTATGGAGCTCCACAAGGAGTACATCGCCGAGGACGAGCTCGTCCCGTTAGCACAAGCTTTCGCGAATTCCCAAGCCTACGGATGCGTGTACCCTCCCGCGATGATGGAGCGACTAGCGCAGTTGGGCGAACCGATCGCTCGTATTTATCAGAATCTGCGGAGCACCAAAGCGGTCCGCCATCTCGTACCGGCCGGAAAAGCGGCATTACTGGAACTGCGGCAGGTTTCGTATGAGCAGCACTACGCGGCACTTATTTCTCATCAGACGGCCAACTTGCGACCTGTTATCCCGGTCCGCCGGCTGGCCGATATCTTCCAGAACATCGTCGTGGTCAACAACTCTCTTAAGGATACGGTACAGTGGTTGGAGCGGCTCGGCGCCAGTACCATTTCGCTCGTGATGTGCCGGCTCACGCACAAAACGTACGAAGTGAAGGCCTATGCGGATCACTTTTTCATCACCAAAGCGGCCGGTCAGTACGAACAGGCGCATGCCAATTGTGTGTCGAATTTGATGGAAATTCTGAAATGGTACTGCTACCAGGTGAAC TACCGGCGTCATGTGGATGTTAACGAGTATAACGTCGAGCGATTGGTGCGGCCAGACTTGGAGGAAGCAAACGCGATCGATTCGAACAATGTCGGCTATCGTATACTGAAGAGGCTCGGATGGACAGGAGGAGCTGGGCTGGGCAGTCATCAACAGGGGATAGTGAAACCGATCGAACTGGGACGTTATAGTTATCGCCGTGGACTGGGCAGCCCACACAAATGGCCTAAATCAGTCCGTGGACTAAAACGGCTACACGCCGATTGCCAAATGGACATCCCGTTCTATCAGCAGTTGATGAAAATGTTTATCCAGCGGAAACCGTACTACGATCTAATATTTTCACCCGAGTTCACGGAAGCCGAACGAACCCTGTTGAGCAG GATGGCAAGCCATTATCGCATTCGATACGAGACGCGTCAAACGTTGAGCGGTATGTTACAGTTTGTCCTGGTGCGATATCCGTTCTCTCCGCACGAAATACTGGTGCAGGTGCTCATCTACGAGCATCCATTGTTTAAGAAATTCTTCGAAGTCATCCCCCCAAAACTATGTTTGATAGCCAAATCATGA